In Halorientalis sp. LT38, a genomic segment contains:
- a CDS encoding KH domain-containing protein has protein sequence MQHVKIPQDRIGVLIGEGGETMREIEERSEVRLDIDSESGSVRIEKVGDPIVGLNGPDIVKAIGRGFAPEDALELLADDLMMLEVVDLKAASRNKKDMRRNKGRLIGEDGRTRELMEELSGAAVVIYGSTLSIIGQPEQVDTVREAAEMILDGAPHGSVYSFLERRHNEMKREGMEYHQFTG, from the coding sequence ATGCAGCACGTGAAGATTCCGCAGGACCGCATCGGCGTGCTCATCGGCGAGGGCGGCGAGACGATGCGCGAGATCGAAGAGCGCTCGGAGGTCCGCCTCGACATCGATTCAGAGAGCGGGTCGGTTCGCATCGAGAAGGTCGGCGACCCCATCGTCGGGCTCAACGGCCCGGACATCGTCAAGGCCATCGGCCGCGGGTTCGCCCCCGAGGACGCCCTGGAACTGCTCGCCGACGACCTGATGATGCTCGAGGTGGTCGACCTGAAGGCCGCCTCCCGGAACAAGAAGGACATGCGCCGGAACAAGGGCCGGCTCATCGGCGAGGACGGGCGCACGCGCGAACTGATGGAAGAGCTGTCCGGCGCGGCGGTCGTCATCTACGGCTCGACGCTGTCGATCATCGGCCAGCCCGAACAGGTCGACACCGTCCGCGAAGCCGCGGAGATGATCCTCGACGGCGCGCCCCACGGCTCGGTCTACTCGTTCCTCGAGCGCCGCCACAACGAGATGAAACGCGAGGGCATGGAGTACCACCAGTTCACGGGCTAA
- the thsA gene encoding thermosome subunit alpha, whose product MGNQPLIVLSEDSQRTSGKDAQSMNISAGKAVAESVRTTLGPKGMDKMLVGDTGSVVVTNDGVTILDEMDIEHPAANMIVEVAQTQEDEVGDGTTTAVVISGELLAKAEDLLDQDIHATILAQGYRQAAEKAKEILEDMAIDVAEDDTDILEQIAATAMTGKGAENAKDTLSALVVDAVRAVADEEGIDTDNVKIEKVVGGSIDESELVEGVIVDKERVHDNMPYAVEDADVALLDTAIEVPETELDTEVNVTDPDQLQQFLDQEEKQLKEMVDKLKAAGADVVFCQKGIDDMAQHYLAQEGILAVRRAKKSDIKALARSTGARVVSNIDDITEDDLGFAGSVAEKDIGGDQRIFVEDVEDARAVTMILRGGTDHVVDEVERAIEDSLGVVRVTLEDGKVLPGGGAPETQLALGLRDYADSVGGREQLAVEAFADAIDVVPRTLAENAGLDPIDSLVDLRSQHADGNTTVGLDAYTGDVVDMEADGVVEPLRVKTQAVESATEAAVMILRIDDVIAAGDLKGGQSDDDGDEGPPAGGPGGAPGGMGGMGGGMGGMM is encoded by the coding sequence ATGGGTAACCAGCCCCTCATCGTACTCTCCGAGGACAGCCAGCGGACATCGGGGAAGGACGCACAGTCGATGAACATCTCGGCCGGGAAGGCCGTCGCGGAGTCGGTCCGCACGACGCTCGGTCCGAAGGGGATGGACAAGATGCTCGTGGGCGACACGGGCAGCGTCGTCGTCACGAACGACGGCGTCACCATCCTCGACGAGATGGACATCGAGCACCCCGCGGCCAACATGATCGTCGAGGTCGCCCAGACCCAGGAGGACGAGGTCGGCGACGGCACCACGACCGCCGTCGTCATCTCCGGCGAACTCCTCGCGAAGGCCGAGGACCTCCTCGACCAGGACATCCACGCCACCATCCTGGCCCAGGGGTACCGCCAGGCCGCCGAGAAGGCGAAGGAGATCCTCGAGGACATGGCCATCGACGTCGCCGAGGACGACACCGACATCCTCGAGCAGATCGCCGCCACCGCCATGACCGGCAAGGGCGCCGAGAACGCCAAGGACACCCTCTCCGCGCTCGTCGTCGACGCCGTCCGCGCCGTCGCAGACGAGGAGGGCATCGACACTGACAACGTCAAGATCGAGAAGGTCGTCGGCGGCTCCATCGACGAGTCCGAACTCGTCGAGGGCGTCATCGTCGACAAGGAGCGCGTCCACGACAACATGCCCTACGCCGTCGAGGACGCCGACGTGGCCCTCCTCGACACCGCGATCGAGGTCCCCGAGACCGAACTCGACACCGAGGTCAACGTCACCGACCCCGACCAGCTCCAGCAGTTCCTCGACCAGGAGGAAAAACAGCTCAAGGAGATGGTCGACAAGCTCAAAGCAGCCGGCGCCGACGTCGTCTTCTGCCAGAAGGGCATCGACGACATGGCCCAGCACTACCTGGCCCAGGAGGGCATTCTCGCCGTCCGCCGCGCCAAGAAGTCCGACATCAAGGCCCTCGCCCGCTCGACGGGCGCTCGCGTCGTCTCCAACATCGACGACATCACCGAGGACGACCTCGGCTTCGCCGGCTCCGTCGCGGAGAAGGACATCGGCGGCGACCAGCGCATCTTCGTCGAGGACGTCGAGGACGCCCGCGCGGTCACGATGATCCTCCGCGGTGGCACCGACCACGTCGTCGACGAGGTCGAACGCGCCATCGAGGACTCGCTGGGCGTCGTGCGCGTCACTCTCGAGGACGGCAAGGTCCTCCCCGGTGGCGGCGCACCCGAGACCCAGCTCGCGCTCGGTCTCCGTGACTACGCCGACTCCGTGGGTGGCCGCGAACAGCTCGCCGTCGAGGCGTTCGCCGACGCCATCGACGTCGTCCCGCGCACGCTCGCCGAGAACGCCGGGCTCGACCCCATCGACTCGCTGGTCGACCTGCGCAGCCAGCACGCCGACGGGAACACCACCGTCGGGCTGGACGCCTACACCGGCGACGTCGTCGACATGGAAGCTGACGGCGTCGTCGAGCCGCTCCGCGTCAAGACCCAGGCCGTCGAGTCGGCCACCGAGGCCGCCGTGATGATCCTGCGCATCGACGACGTCATCGCGGCCGGCGACCTCAAGGGTGGCCAGAGCGACGACGACGGTGACGAAGGACCACCTGCCGGCGGCCCCGGCGGCGCGCCCGGCGGCATGGGCGGCATGGGCGGCGGTATGGGCGGCATGATGTAG
- a CDS encoding methylated-DNA--[protein]-cysteine S-methyltransferase has translation MHLPLFESTVAIDESAVVESPEEIRTQVREYERGDRRAFDLTVEFPDGLAGAVHRAMTEIPYGETRTYGDLAQELDTSPVAVGQACGSNPVPVIVPCHRVIGSDGGLRGYSAADGVATKRRLLDLEASESGGSVQSELPSESRN, from the coding sequence ATGCACCTCCCGCTGTTCGAGAGCACCGTCGCGATCGACGAGTCGGCGGTCGTCGAGTCGCCCGAAGAAATCCGGACCCAGGTTCGCGAGTACGAGCGCGGCGACCGCCGCGCATTCGACCTCACCGTCGAGTTCCCGGACGGCCTCGCCGGCGCAGTCCATCGGGCCATGACGGAGATTCCATACGGCGAGACGCGGACCTACGGCGACCTCGCACAGGAACTCGACACCAGTCCGGTCGCGGTGGGGCAGGCCTGTGGCTCGAACCCGGTGCCGGTGATCGTCCCTTGCCACCGAGTAATTGGGAGCGACGGTGGCCTCAGGGGCTACTCGGCGGCCGACGGCGTGGCGACCAAGCGCCGACTCCTCGATCTCGAAGCGAGCGAGAGTGGTGGGTCGGTCCAGTCGGAACTCCCGAGCGAGAGCAGAAACTAA
- a CDS encoding LamG domain-containing protein, translating into MHRRRLLSGLGTLCLGSGILVVGTDALTSSEAERTSDVDVVGDSDAFLQANVESAQPLVVGDGSGSSDVQDLATVTNQFPTSADITFVDQDTSDSIVFYDGGEVSSPYTFSSVAADSSVSIDVDLNGSSKDTFNFTIRGETGDTTVTLDESFDTGGIDGLLGYYPFEDSSDKDPGTMFDESGNDNDGTLNDGPDHKTGQVGQSREFINDDYGQSLALDGTFKNSSFTVSIWTKPGDENDDQLLFGLFTSQTAEENFSMETDGGDQTIKVTYDYASGTYLHSTSSVNEDTFHHAAVTYDHDTAETTIYYNGNSEATDTVGTFTGDSPDITIGNWDWDGSNYDYFNANVYLDEFRVYNRALSESEIQKIYDATK; encoded by the coding sequence ATGCACAGACGGCGACTGTTGAGCGGGCTGGGAACGCTCTGTCTGGGGAGCGGCATCCTCGTCGTGGGGACAGACGCCCTGACGAGTTCCGAGGCGGAACGGACCAGCGACGTGGACGTGGTCGGCGACAGCGACGCCTTCCTGCAGGCGAACGTCGAGTCGGCGCAACCGCTGGTCGTCGGCGACGGGAGCGGGTCCAGCGATGTACAGGATCTGGCGACGGTGACGAATCAGTTCCCAACGTCGGCCGACATCACCTTCGTCGACCAGGACACCAGCGACAGCATCGTGTTCTACGACGGCGGCGAGGTCAGTTCACCCTACACGTTCAGCAGCGTCGCCGCCGATAGCTCGGTGAGCATCGACGTGGACCTGAACGGCTCCAGCAAAGATACGTTCAACTTCACGATTCGCGGCGAAACGGGCGATACGACGGTGACGCTGGACGAGAGCTTCGACACGGGCGGCATCGACGGGCTGCTCGGGTACTATCCCTTCGAGGATAGCAGTGACAAGGATCCGGGCACCATGTTCGACGAGAGTGGGAACGACAACGACGGGACGCTCAACGACGGGCCGGATCACAAAACCGGACAAGTCGGGCAGTCGCGCGAGTTCATAAACGACGACTACGGTCAATCCTTGGCCCTCGATGGGACCTTCAAGAACAGTTCGTTCACCGTCTCGATTTGGACCAAACCCGGAGACGAAAACGACGATCAACTCCTGTTCGGCCTTTTCACATCACAAACCGCCGAGGAGAACTTCTCGATGGAGACCGATGGCGGAGACCAAACCATCAAAGTGACCTACGACTACGCCAGCGGGACGTACCTGCACTCCACGTCCTCGGTGAACGAAGACACCTTCCACCACGCCGCCGTGACCTACGACCACGACACTGCAGAGACGACCATATACTACAACGGGAACTCGGAGGCCACCGACACCGTGGGCACGTTCACTGGCGACAGTCCGGACATCACGATCGGGAACTGGGATTGGGACGGCAGTAATTACGATTATTTCAACGCGAACGTATACCTCGACGAGTTCCGCGTCTACAACCGGGCACTATCTGAGAGCGAGATTCAGAAAATATACGACGCGACCAAATAA
- a CDS encoding signal peptidase I translates to MARLTLLLKVAGVLALAALVLGTVLGQPLLLSYVETGSMEPTLEAGDGFVAVPTALSGEPEVGDVVVFRAQELHGGGLVTHRIVDRTERGYVTRGDDNPFTDQDGGEPPVPRERILATALQVNGQVLVLPKVGLVFSGLTGGLDWGQRRLAAALGTRALLGTSGVGYLLVGIGALLVGAAGLGGERAVERSRSRSRRREGVYSPLVVTLLLCGMLVVPATGAMVLGGDSHTVTVTTTDRTISGTVSVPPGESRPVEYRVPNDTPLPTVVAFEPTTDGVTIEPSHGTIAPGAERRVVATLSGPGSEPRVERSFVEHRYLPVLPPAAIVALHEVHPLLALAAVDATLLALVAALATGLLGSRPLRLRSRGRTSR, encoded by the coding sequence ATGGCTCGCCTGACGCTGCTTCTCAAGGTCGCGGGCGTGCTCGCACTGGCGGCGCTCGTCCTCGGGACGGTGCTCGGCCAGCCGCTGCTTCTCAGTTACGTCGAGACCGGGAGCATGGAGCCGACGCTCGAAGCGGGCGACGGGTTCGTCGCCGTCCCGACGGCCCTCTCCGGCGAGCCCGAGGTCGGGGACGTGGTCGTGTTCCGCGCCCAGGAACTTCACGGCGGGGGGCTCGTGACCCACCGGATCGTCGACCGGACCGAGCGCGGATACGTGACGCGGGGCGACGACAACCCCTTCACCGACCAGGACGGCGGTGAACCGCCGGTGCCGCGCGAACGGATCCTCGCGACGGCGCTGCAGGTGAACGGCCAGGTCCTCGTCCTGCCGAAGGTCGGACTGGTCTTCAGTGGGCTCACTGGCGGGCTCGACTGGGGCCAGCGCCGCCTGGCGGCCGCGCTCGGAACCCGGGCGCTGCTGGGGACCTCCGGCGTCGGCTACCTGCTCGTGGGGATCGGCGCCCTCCTGGTGGGGGCGGCCGGGCTCGGCGGTGAGCGCGCCGTCGAGCGGTCCCGATCCCGATCCCGGCGTCGGGAGGGGGTCTACAGCCCGCTGGTCGTGACGCTGCTCCTGTGTGGGATGCTCGTGGTGCCGGCGACCGGGGCGATGGTCCTCGGCGGCGACTCGCACACGGTGACCGTCACCACCACGGACCGGACGATCTCGGGGACGGTCTCGGTCCCGCCGGGGGAGTCCCGCCCCGTCGAGTACCGGGTCCCCAACGACACGCCGCTGCCGACGGTCGTCGCGTTCGAGCCGACCACCGACGGGGTCACGATCGAGCCGTCCCACGGGACGATCGCCCCCGGCGCGGAGCGGCGCGTGGTAGCGACGCTGTCCGGGCCCGGTTCCGAACCGCGCGTCGAACGGTCCTTCGTCGAGCATCGCTACCTCCCGGTCTTACCGCCCGCCGCCATCGTGGCGCTCCACGAGGTCCATCCCCTGCTCGCGCTGGCCGCGGTCGACGCGACGCTGCTCGCACTCGTCGCCGCGCTCGCGACCGGGTTGCTCGGGTCCCGCCCGCTCAGGCTGCGGTCCCGGGGGCGGACGTCCCGCTGA
- a CDS encoding ATP-binding protein has product MVAFETLQSVAIAGSILVGLTCLVLAVRTVLVYDARGVRAFSLLLALVGLWSFNYVAKVWLPDLGPQLVVARIDFALTLLIPLLWFKFATDYVGKTGRTSRLVTELGGVVVFAATLAVVYVPEGTIWTTVRPVVAPYPHYVAVASPLYVGFAAVAAVLFLIGLLRLFEAVLTTRKGSLPIAILSMGTAIPLFFNAEYVLSLGLFSVNYTALGYGAFMIVAATTVFSNLFTVNPIARKTILANVTDGVLVLDHDHRVVDYNERFVETFTPTGTDLVGTPFAEAFPSLAEDLTLSDGVETVVERYDPSGTTYVRAAITRIDNGETTVGWNVVTTDVTTMKRQQAELRRQNEQLDQFASTVSHDLRNPLSVISGNQEIVSLELDDGREQAPAEGYAQVDADAVADRLATIDNATDRMETIIEDLLTLAREGQTVEEQAPVALSAVAADAWDVVDSKDATLSLDADGEIVANRSRLQTIFENLFRNAIDHVGPDVALRVTLDEDSFAVEDDGPGIPPEERDQVFEFGHTTSEDGSGLGLSIVKTMAEGHGWDVSIDFSYENGTRILFTGVTRDDSQSPPKAVPEPENTG; this is encoded by the coding sequence ATGGTCGCGTTCGAGACGCTGCAGTCGGTCGCCATCGCGGGCTCCATCCTCGTGGGGCTGACCTGTCTGGTGCTCGCGGTGCGGACCGTCCTCGTCTACGACGCGCGCGGCGTCCGGGCCTTTAGCCTCCTCCTCGCGCTGGTCGGTCTCTGGTCGTTCAACTACGTCGCGAAGGTGTGGCTCCCGGACCTGGGGCCCCAGCTCGTCGTCGCACGGATCGACTTCGCGCTGACGCTCTTGATCCCGCTCCTGTGGTTCAAGTTCGCCACCGACTACGTCGGGAAGACGGGTCGGACCTCCCGTCTCGTCACGGAGCTGGGCGGGGTCGTCGTCTTCGCCGCCACGCTCGCGGTGGTGTACGTGCCGGAGGGTACGATCTGGACGACGGTCCGGCCGGTCGTCGCGCCCTACCCCCACTACGTCGCCGTCGCGAGTCCGCTCTACGTCGGCTTCGCGGCCGTCGCCGCCGTACTGTTCCTGATCGGCCTGCTCCGCCTGTTCGAGGCGGTCCTGACGACCCGGAAGGGGTCCCTGCCGATCGCGATCCTGTCGATGGGGACCGCCATCCCCCTCTTCTTCAACGCCGAGTACGTCCTGTCGCTGGGGCTGTTCTCGGTCAACTACACCGCGCTGGGCTACGGTGCCTTCATGATCGTCGCGGCGACGACGGTGTTCTCGAACCTCTTCACCGTCAACCCCATCGCCCGCAAGACGATCCTGGCGAACGTCACCGACGGCGTGCTCGTCCTCGATCACGACCACCGGGTCGTCGACTACAACGAGCGCTTCGTCGAGACGTTCACGCCGACCGGGACCGACCTCGTCGGCACGCCCTTCGCCGAGGCGTTTCCGTCGCTGGCGGAGGACCTCACCCTCTCGGACGGGGTCGAAACCGTGGTCGAACGGTACGACCCGTCGGGCACCACGTACGTGCGCGCGGCCATCACGCGGATCGACAACGGAGAGACCACCGTCGGCTGGAACGTCGTCACGACGGACGTCACGACGATGAAACGCCAGCAGGCGGAACTCCGCCGGCAGAACGAACAGCTCGATCAGTTCGCCAGCACCGTGTCACACGACCTCCGCAACCCGCTGAGCGTCATCTCGGGCAACCAGGAGATCGTCTCGCTCGAACTCGACGACGGCAGGGAGCAGGCGCCGGCGGAGGGGTACGCACAGGTCGACGCCGACGCCGTCGCCGACCGACTCGCGACGATCGACAACGCGACCGACCGGATGGAGACGATCATCGAGGACCTCCTGACGCTGGCCCGGGAGGGCCAGACCGTCGAGGAACAGGCGCCGGTGGCGCTCTCGGCCGTCGCCGCCGACGCCTGGGACGTCGTCGACTCGAAGGACGCGACGCTGTCGCTCGACGCCGACGGCGAGATCGTCGCCAACCGCTCGCGCCTCCAGACGATCTTCGAGAACCTCTTCCGGAACGCGATCGACCACGTCGGCCCCGACGTCGCCCTCCGCGTGACGCTCGACGAGGACAGCTTCGCCGTCGAAGACGACGGCCCCGGGATCCCGCCCGAGGAACGCGACCAGGTGTTCGAGTTCGGCCACACGACGAGCGAGGACGGCTCCGGCCTCGGGTTATCGATCGTGAAAACGATGGCAGAAGGCCACGGCTGGGACGTCTCGATCGATTTCTCCTACGAAAACGGGACCCGGATCCTGTTCACCGGGGTCACTCGCGACGACTCGCAGTCCCCTCCAAAGGCGGTGCCGGAGCCCGAAAACACGGGATAA
- a CDS encoding ornithine cyclodeaminase family protein codes for METLLLDPDAVAECARSGAVVEAVEAAFAAYARGDAQMPAKSYIDLPQYDGDFRSMPAYMETGEWDGAGVKWVNSHPNNPDAHDLPTVMGTMIYSDPETALPLAIMDGTTLTRERTGAAAAVATDHLAVQDADSLGLIGVGAQAHAQLEAIATVRDIETVVVADRDPDAIAAFCEAFGDAYEVREGTIAEAAGCDVVSTTTPVREPIVPREAVGEHTHVNAMGADAEGKHELEDEILLDAKLVIDDHAQCTHSGEINVPYAAGTLTDADIHAELGDVVIGEETGRTDADGITVFDSTGLAIQDVASAHVVYEYASKHDVGTAMELVGTGR; via the coding sequence ATGGAGACGCTCCTTCTGGATCCCGATGCCGTCGCGGAGTGTGCGCGGAGTGGGGCGGTCGTCGAGGCCGTCGAGGCCGCCTTCGCCGCCTACGCCCGCGGCGACGCCCAGATGCCCGCCAAGTCCTACATCGACCTCCCCCAGTACGACGGCGACTTCCGATCGATGCCCGCCTACATGGAGACCGGCGAGTGGGACGGCGCCGGCGTCAAGTGGGTCAACTCCCACCCGAACAACCCCGACGCGCACGACCTGCCGACCGTGATGGGGACGATGATCTACTCCGACCCCGAGACGGCCCTCCCGCTGGCGATCATGGACGGGACGACGCTCACCCGCGAGCGGACCGGCGCGGCCGCCGCCGTCGCCACCGATCACCTCGCGGTCCAGGACGCCGATTCGCTGGGGCTCATCGGTGTCGGCGCCCAGGCCCACGCCCAGCTCGAGGCCATCGCCACCGTCCGCGACATCGAGACCGTCGTCGTCGCCGACCGCGACCCCGACGCCATCGCCGCCTTCTGCGAGGCCTTCGGGGATGCGTACGAGGTTCGGGAGGGGACGATCGCCGAGGCCGCCGGCTGTGACGTGGTCTCGACGACGACACCGGTCCGGGAGCCGATCGTTCCCCGCGAGGCCGTCGGCGAGCACACGCACGTCAACGCCATGGGGGCCGACGCCGAGGGCAAACACGAACTCGAAGACGAGATCTTGCTGGACGCGAAACTCGTCATCGACGACCACGCCCAGTGCACCCACTCGGGCGAGATCAACGTCCCCTACGCCGCCGGGACGCTGACCGACGCGGACATCCACGCGGAACTGGGCGACGTCGTGATCGGCGAGGAGACGGGCCGGACCGACGCCGACGGGATCACCGTCTTCGACTCGACGGGACTGGCCATCCAGGACGTCGCCAGCGCGCACGTCGTCTACGAGTACGCAAGCAAGCACGACGTGGGCACGGCGATGGAACTGGTCGGGACCGGGCGCTAG
- a CDS encoding DUF7535 family protein — MSESETEEATVPTQGRTVTAPYGSGPNAEMDVIGWMIMLGMLVVVVPLLPLVLLYWLVTRAVDFVTEQTGPESP, encoded by the coding sequence ATGAGCGAGTCCGAGACCGAGGAGGCGACAGTGCCGACCCAGGGCCGCACGGTGACGGCGCCCTACGGGAGCGGCCCGAACGCCGAGATGGACGTCATCGGCTGGATGATCATGCTGGGCATGCTCGTCGTCGTCGTGCCGCTCCTGCCGCTCGTCCTCCTGTACTGGCTCGTCACGCGTGCGGTCGACTTCGTCACCGAACAGACCGGTCCGGAGTCACCCTAG
- the leuS gene encoding leucine--tRNA ligase, which produces MDYEPQRLEAEWRDRWADAGRYEADPEGEAEPTFITVPYPYPSGGMHIGHCRTYTVPDVYARYRRLQGDDVLFPIAWHVTGTPIIGAVERLKKGEEDQLSVLRDTYNVPEDTLEDLETPMGFARYFIENHYKSGMKQLGLSIDWRREFTTNDERYSKFITWQYERLKERGLLEKGLHPVKYCTDEENPVTTHDLLEGENAEFQEYTLVKFEREDTVFPMATLRPETVRGVTNAYAHPDGEYVRATVDSEEWIVSSEAVEKLRLQERDIEIHEELSGADLIGQSVTNPITGDEVLILPATFVDTDNATGVVMSVPAHSPDDYVALLEAKEDDERMREYGIDPAEVADIEPIPILDIEEYGEIPAKTAVEAAGIESSEDPALEDATADLYQAEFHQGIMHDDYGEFAGMTVENVREEFRAHYQETGAFDEMYEFTEEVVCRCGGDVEVAKQDTWFLRYNDAEWKQKARQVLDGLETIPENTRDQYDHTIGWLNEWPCIRNYGLGTRLPWDEDFVIEPLSDSTIYMAYYTIAHRLDDVPAEDLDPDFFDALFYGEAAVDDPDERALELREEWQHWYPVDWRCSGNDLINNHLTFFQFHHGELFAEDEWPQGITIMGMGLLEGEAMSSSKGHVVLPSKAIDEYGADTVRFFLLNSAEPWQDYDWRDDLVGSTRDQLERFWARAQEVIDYDVEEMVEITLEVEGEETTDVAVDEGAPPDLEPVDRWLLSKLQGTIREATAAMDGFETRTASQAVFYSFEEDLKWYRRRADLDREGAKWTLREVLRTRLRLLAPFVPFMANELHEQLTGEPAEDAEWPEPDPGLEDDAVELRERLVEGLTDDVHDIVDVTGTDPETIRVYAAADWKRSVFETVRERAERSSADGASGDSREQGLDVGAVMGQVMEDPDLREKGDAVNDLVQDLVEVVRERDDEELAAMADVDERAVYESAAAFLEREFDADVAVYGEDEDDVVDPDGKADRAVPFRPAVHIE; this is translated from the coding sequence ATGGATTACGAGCCACAACGACTGGAGGCGGAGTGGCGCGACCGCTGGGCCGACGCGGGGCGGTACGAGGCCGACCCCGAGGGCGAGGCCGAGCCGACCTTCATCACCGTCCCCTACCCGTACCCGAGCGGCGGGATGCACATCGGGCACTGCCGCACCTACACCGTCCCCGACGTGTACGCCCGCTACCGCCGGCTCCAGGGCGACGACGTCCTCTTTCCCATCGCCTGGCACGTCACCGGCACGCCCATCATCGGCGCCGTCGAGCGCCTGAAGAAAGGCGAGGAAGACCAGCTTTCGGTACTTCGGGACACCTACAACGTCCCCGAGGACACGCTCGAGGACCTAGAGACGCCGATGGGCTTCGCCCGCTACTTCATCGAGAACCACTACAAGTCGGGGATGAAGCAACTCGGGCTCTCGATCGACTGGCGCCGGGAGTTCACCACCAACGACGAGCGCTACTCGAAGTTCATCACCTGGCAGTACGAACGCCTCAAGGAGCGGGGGCTGCTGGAGAAGGGGCTCCACCCCGTGAAGTACTGCACCGACGAGGAGAACCCCGTCACCACCCACGACCTCCTGGAGGGCGAGAACGCCGAGTTCCAGGAGTACACCCTCGTGAAGTTCGAGCGCGAGGACACGGTCTTTCCGATGGCCACCCTCCGACCCGAGACCGTCCGGGGCGTCACGAACGCCTACGCCCACCCCGACGGGGAGTACGTGCGAGCCACGGTCGATAGTGAGGAGTGGATCGTCTCCAGCGAGGCCGTCGAGAAACTGCGACTGCAGGAACGCGACATCGAGATCCACGAGGAACTGTCGGGCGCGGATCTGATCGGCCAGTCGGTGACGAATCCGATCACCGGCGACGAGGTCCTGATCCTGCCCGCGACCTTCGTCGACACCGACAACGCCACCGGCGTCGTCATGTCCGTGCCGGCCCACTCGCCGGACGACTACGTGGCCCTCCTAGAGGCCAAGGAAGACGACGAACGCATGCGCGAGTACGGGATCGATCCCGCCGAGGTGGCCGACATCGAGCCGATCCCGATCCTGGACATCGAGGAGTACGGCGAGATCCCGGCGAAGACGGCCGTCGAGGCGGCCGGCATCGAGTCGTCCGAGGACCCCGCCCTGGAGGACGCGACGGCCGACCTCTACCAGGCCGAGTTCCACCAGGGGATCATGCACGACGACTACGGCGAGTTCGCCGGCATGACCGTCGAGAACGTCCGCGAGGAGTTCCGCGCCCACTACCAGGAGACGGGGGCGTTCGACGAGATGTACGAGTTCACCGAGGAGGTCGTCTGTCGCTGTGGCGGCGACGTGGAGGTCGCCAAACAGGACACCTGGTTCCTGCGCTACAACGACGCCGAGTGGAAGCAGAAGGCCCGCCAGGTCCTCGACGGGCTCGAGACGATCCCCGAGAACACCCGTGACCAGTACGACCACACTATCGGCTGGCTCAACGAGTGGCCCTGCATCCGCAACTACGGGCTGGGCACCCGCCTCCCGTGGGACGAGGACTTCGTCATCGAGCCCCTGTCGGACTCGACGATCTACATGGCCTACTACACGATCGCCCACCGGCTGGACGACGTCCCGGCCGAAGACCTCGACCCCGACTTCTTCGACGCGCTGTTCTACGGCGAGGCGGCCGTCGACGACCCCGACGAGCGCGCGCTCGAACTGCGCGAGGAGTGGCAGCACTGGTACCCCGTCGACTGGCGCTGTTCGGGCAACGACCTGATCAACAACCACCTCACCTTCTTCCAGTTCCACCACGGCGAGCTATTCGCCGAGGACGAGTGGCCCCAGGGGATCACGATCATGGGCATGGGCCTGCTGGAGGGCGAGGCGATGTCCTCATCGAAGGGCCACGTCGTCTTGCCGTCGAAGGCCATCGACGAGTACGGCGCCGACACCGTGCGCTTTTTCCTGCTGAACTCCGCGGAGCCGTGGCAGGACTACGACTGGCGCGACGACCTCGTCGGGAGCACGCGCGACCAGCTCGAGCGGTTCTGGGCTCGCGCCCAGGAGGTCATCGACTACGACGTCGAGGAGATGGTCGAGATCACCCTCGAAGTCGAGGGCGAGGAGACCACCGACGTCGCGGTCGACGAGGGCGCCCCCCCGGATCTGGAACCCGTCGACCGCTGGCTGCTCTCGAAGCTCCAGGGGACGATCCGCGAGGCGACGGCGGCCATGGACGGCTTCGAGACGCGGACGGCGAGCCAGGCGGTCTTCTACAGTTTCGAGGAGGACCTGAAGTGGTACCGCCGGCGGGCCGACCTCGACCGCGAGGGCGCGAAGTGGACGCTGCGCGAGGTGCTGCGGACCCGGCTGCGCCTGCTCGCCCCCTTCGTCCCCTTCATGGCGAACGAACTGCACGAGCAGTTGACCGGCGAACCCGCCGAGGACGCCGAGTGGCCCGAACCCGATCCAGGACTCGAGGACGACGCGGTCGAACTCCGCGAGCGGCTGGTCGAGGGCCTGACCGACGACGTCCACGACATCGTCGACGTGACCGGCACGGATCCGGAGACGATTCGGGTGTACGCCGCCGCGGACTGGAAGCGCTCCGTGTTCGAGACGGTCCGGGAGCGCGCGGAACGGAGTTCCGCGGACGGAGCGAGCGGCGACAGCCGCGAGCAGGGACTCGACGTCGGCGCGGTGATGGGACAGGTCATGGAGGACCCCGACCTCCGGGAGAAAGGCGACGCGGTCAACGATCTGGTGCAGGACCTGGTCGAGGTCGTCCGCGAGCGGGACGACGAGGAACTGGCGGCGATGGCCGACGTCGACGAGCGGGCGGTGTACGAGTCGGCCGCGGCCTTCCTGGAGCGGGAGTTCGACGCCGACGTCGCGGTGTACGGCGAGGACGAGGACGACGTCGTCGACCCCGACGGGAAAGCGGACAGGGCCGTCCCCTTCCGCCCGGCCGTCCACATCGAGTGA